GCGCCAGACTGATGTGTAATCCAGTCCATATGATCTGGCTTGGATGGGGCGTCGAGCGTTAGACGTCAGTATCAACGCTATGACCACGTACGCAACGAGCGCCATGTTAATCAGAGTTTGACCACACTTCTTTATACGCACTGCACAAGACTCATAATTAGCAACGCCGGGTGATGATCATCTTCTTTATTCAATAACCTTTTTAAATAATCTGCAAGATTACGACGACAAGACGTCAAATTAACAATCCTCAAGGCTCCAGCTTCCCCTACAAATACCGGAGCCTCTCCGGCATCTTTCTTCACCAGCTACCTACAGTGAAGTGCAAGAGGAAGCAAAGCAATTTAGAAAACAACCAATTTTTACAGTAGAATTGTCTAGCTGCCGATCGGCAATGGCGACCAAGATCTACATCGTGTAATGCTCCGCCTATGCTCTGCCCACTCTTCTTCCGGCTAGTTTAGCTCAATGGTTTGCTTATTACTCCATTTTTTTCTTGTTCATCTGCATCGATTCAGGTACTATTCGATATGGGGACACGTCGCGACGCTTGCGGAGGAGATTAAGAAGGGCGCCGACTCCGTCCCCGGCGTTGAGGTCAGCGTCTGGCGGGTGCCGGAGACGCTGCCGGAGGATGTGCTGGGGAAGATGCACGCGGCGCCGGGGCGTGAGGATCACCCCGTCATAACGGCACGGCAGCTGGCTGAGGCCGACGGCATCCTGTTCGGCTTCCCGACGCGGTTCGGCATGATGGCCGCGCAGATGAAGGCCTTCTTTGACTCCACCGGCGGCCTCTGGCAGGAGCAGTCCCTTGCCGGCAAGCCCGCAGGCGTCTTCTTCGCCACGGGCACCCAGGGCGGCGGCCAGGAGACCACGGCTCTCACGGCCGTGACGCAGCTGGCGCACCACGGCATGCTGTTCGTGCCTGTCGGCTACACGCACGGCGCCGCCATGTTCGCCATGGACGAGGTCAAGGGCGGCAGCCCATACGGAGCTGGCACCTTCGCCAGCGCCGATGGCAGCAGAATGCCCAGCGATGCCGAGCTTGCCTTGGCGGCGCACCAGGGAAAGTACTTTGTCGGGATCGCTAAGAAGCTCAAGGCCGTCTGAACTGCTCACGGCACGGGGTTTCGGGGATTGCACATCGTGTATGCATGATTTCcagttgcacatcgtgtatgcatGATTTCCAGTTGCACATCGTGTCAGCTGGATAAAAGTTTATTTATTTACCAATTACTATAATGTACTTCCCCTCAAATTTTTTTTTACTATAATGTACTGGTTTCTATTGTAATTTTCTTTAAGCTATTTCTATACCATGTTTGGAAAGAATAATGCGTGCACCGTGGCAACACCCCTGCTCAAAAAATGGTTTCTCCGGCCGGTGAGGGTTCAGAGCAACTCGAACAGGTCAACTACCCACATTTTGTCCGTTTTATGTCCGTTTGTATCAGTCGAACGGACGGTTGTATCCGTTTTTTCGTTTGGGTCGGTCCTTGCACTCAACAATAACCTGATACAAT
The window above is part of the Triticum aestivum cultivar Chinese Spring chromosome 2A, IWGSC CS RefSeq v2.1, whole genome shotgun sequence genome. Proteins encoded here:
- the LOC123185341 gene encoding quinone-oxidoreductase QR2; translated protein: MATKIYIVYYSIWGHVATLAEEIKKGADSVPGVEVSVWRVPETLPEDVLGKMHAAPGREDHPVITARQLAEADGILFGFPTRFGMMAAQMKAFFDSTGGLWQEQSLAGKPAGVFFATGTQGGGQETTALTAVTQLAHHGMLFVPVGYTHGAAMFAMDEVKGGSPYGAGTFASADGSRMPSDAELALAAHQGKYFVGIAKKLKAV